The Bacteriovorax sp. BAL6_X genome window below encodes:
- the mnmG gene encoding tRNA uridine-5-carboxymethylaminomethyl(34) synthesis enzyme MnmG: MFDVAIIGGGHAGLEAAWAAAQFDLKVAIITMPGVSIASAPCNPAVGGVGKGQVVREIDALGGIMGKLADRSAIQYRTLNESKGYAVQSTRVQIDKEVYARNAEAEVAANDNITVIREMVERVSRDQEFFLIKTAEAGYLSKKIVVTTGTFLAGKMHTGEEQLDGGRVDCLKADSLENIFVGVTALKTRFKTGTPARLKRHTIDFSKMVEQESDPAAVNFHFGHDLNERFIDQVSCHLTKTNEKTLGIIRDNKERSPIFNGQIKGVGPRYCPSIEDKAYRYEDKDVHHVFVEPESLELDTFYPNGISTSLPREIQLDFIRTIEGLENAEIAIYGYAVEYDVVDTTCLDRTLQSKEMPGLYFAGQVNGTSGYEEAAGQGLIAGINAARSAIGAEKFILDREDSYIGVMVEDLVSNKRDEPYRLFTARNENRLYVREDNTILRMKKYRQQLGLYAAVDQYQEAFERSFNIIWNVAKNYTYKANPNNKAYFNDKGYGPLNSNITLAELSKRAHLNPVDVLTAELGENNMAFDPNVIRTVAISLKYEGYIDRALVENAKINRLSKKPVDWKVLVASENISFECRQRITEIKPESFGQLQRIVGIRPATLAYVAGNIL, encoded by the coding sequence ATGTTTGATGTAGCCATCATTGGTGGAGGACATGCAGGTCTTGAAGCTGCCTGGGCCGCCGCTCAATTTGATTTAAAAGTTGCAATTATAACAATGCCAGGTGTGAGTATAGCATCGGCTCCATGTAATCCTGCAGTAGGTGGAGTAGGTAAAGGACAAGTTGTAAGAGAGATCGATGCCCTTGGTGGTATCATGGGGAAGTTAGCAGATAGAAGTGCTATCCAATATCGTACTCTTAATGAATCTAAAGGCTATGCTGTACAATCAACTCGAGTACAGATTGATAAGGAAGTATATGCTAGGAATGCAGAAGCGGAAGTTGCTGCAAATGATAATATTACTGTTATTAGAGAGATGGTCGAAAGAGTAAGTAGAGATCAAGAGTTCTTTCTGATTAAAACAGCTGAGGCCGGGTATCTTTCTAAGAAGATCGTTGTTACAACTGGTACATTCTTAGCTGGTAAGATGCATACAGGAGAAGAACAATTAGATGGTGGCCGTGTCGATTGTTTGAAAGCTGATTCTCTTGAGAATATCTTTGTGGGTGTAACAGCACTTAAGACTAGGTTTAAGACTGGAACTCCCGCACGTCTAAAGAGACATACAATAGATTTTTCTAAGATGGTAGAACAGGAAAGCGATCCGGCTGCAGTAAACTTTCATTTTGGACACGATTTAAACGAGAGATTCATTGATCAGGTTTCTTGCCATCTTACTAAGACTAATGAGAAGACTCTTGGAATTATACGTGACAATAAGGAACGAAGTCCTATCTTTAATGGACAAATCAAAGGTGTTGGACCGAGATATTGTCCATCTATTGAGGACAAGGCCTATCGTTATGAAGATAAGGATGTTCATCACGTCTTTGTTGAACCAGAATCACTAGAGTTAGATACATTTTATCCAAATGGGATATCTACATCGCTTCCACGTGAGATACAGCTAGACTTTATCCGTACAATAGAAGGTTTAGAGAATGCTGAGATTGCTATCTATGGTTATGCTGTTGAATATGATGTTGTTGATACAACCTGCCTTGATAGAACTCTTCAATCGAAAGAAATGCCTGGTCTCTATTTCGCAGGACAAGTAAATGGTACTTCTGGTTATGAAGAGGCCGCTGGGCAGGGATTGATTGCAGGTATTAATGCCGCTAGATCAGCTATTGGCGCAGAGAAGTTTATATTAGATCGCGAGGATTCATATATTGGTGTCATGGTAGAGGATCTAGTTTCAAATAAGAGAGATGAGCCTTATAGACTATTTACTGCACGTAATGAAAACCGCCTCTATGTAAGAGAGGATAACACAATTCTACGTATGAAAAAGTATCGTCAACAGTTAGGATTGTATGCAGCTGTGGACCAATATCAAGAAGCTTTTGAAAGGAGCTTTAATATTATTTGGAATGTAGCTAAGAATTATACATATAAAGCTAACCCAAATAATAAAGCATATTTCAATGATAAAGGATATGGACCACTTAATTCTAATATCACTCTAGCGGAGCTATCAAAGAGAGCACATTTAAATCCAGTTGATGTGCTAACTGCGGAGTTAGGTGAGAATAATATGGCCTTCGATCCAAATGTTATTCGTACAGTAGCTATCTCTCTTAAATACGAAGGGTATATTGATCGTGCATTAGTGGAGAATGCAAAAATAAATCGTTTGAGTAAAAAGCCAGTTGATTGGAAGGTGTTAGTAGCAAGTGAAAATATATCATTTGAATGCCGCCAACGTATTACAGAAATAAAGCCAGAAAGTTTTGGCCAATTACAAAGAATAGTAGGGATTCGTCCTGCAACCTTAGCCTATGTAGCAGGTAATATTTTATGA
- a CDS encoding 16S rRNA (guanine(527)-N(7))-methyltransferase RsmG yields MMKDTEFCQKYLEQINGPFAGINLTRINTPEEFFDKQYVDSVKPIENVASLKKIYDKTKIHVDIGFGGGFPLLPLASLNPDKKYIGFEARGKKSKVVNQIAEAIGLANVKTYHQRFENVYFDRDCTITFKAVSTIQNLLPLIITDKTVNVIFYKGPNFYELEDLDWLGNKWEIVEETLVDIPNTEGRMMIALRNKNVLRGTEITTFRKNKNKNLVTLSSFL; encoded by the coding sequence ATGATGAAAGACACAGAGTTTTGCCAAAAGTACCTAGAACAAATCAACGGTCCTTTTGCAGGAATTAACTTAACAAGAATTAATACACCAGAAGAGTTTTTTGATAAGCAATATGTAGATAGTGTTAAGCCTATCGAAAATGTTGCTTCACTTAAGAAGATCTATGACAAGACTAAGATCCATGTCGATATTGGTTTTGGCGGAGGCTTTCCTTTGTTACCACTTGCTAGCTTAAATCCAGATAAGAAGTATATTGGATTTGAAGCAAGAGGGAAGAAGTCGAAGGTTGTTAATCAGATTGCCGAGGCTATTGGTCTTGCTAATGTTAAGACTTATCATCAAAGATTTGAGAACGTGTACTTTGATCGCGACTGTACAATTACATTTAAGGCAGTATCGACAATACAGAATCTTCTTCCATTAATAATCACAGATAAGACTGTAAACGTTATCTTCTACAAGGGGCCAAACTTCTATGAATTAGAAGATCTAGATTGGCTTGGAAATAAGTGGGAGATAGTTGAAGAGACTCTTGTTGATATTCCTAATACAGAAGGGCGTATGATGATTGCCCTACGTAATAAGAATGTTCTACGTGGAACAGAAATTACGACTTTTAGAAAAAATAAAAATAAAAATCTTGTCACTTTGTCTTCATTTCTTTAA
- a CDS encoding ParA family protein: MAKIIALMNQKGGVGKTTTTINLAACLAVAEKKTLVIDLDPQGNGSVSLGLDSAQHNGSNIYHAMIGKTDIRECIYETELPNLHICPSDNNLSGAEIELVSEFARESKLKTAFMPVMDSYDYILIDCPPSLGLLTVNALNAAHSFIVPMQTEYLAMEGLAQLVNTVKLIKANLNPTLEMDGIVLTMFDGRASLHKQVSEEIRRHFGEKVFQSVIPRNVKLAECPSFGKPIILYDIESKGSEAYLSLAKELIIKDRAQSVEIQNELPQVPSSNEIDGSLAGNIQ; the protein is encoded by the coding sequence ATGGCTAAAATTATTGCACTCATGAATCAGAAGGGTGGTGTTGGTAAGACAACTACTACAATTAACCTTGCTGCCTGCCTTGCAGTAGCCGAGAAAAAAACTCTGGTAATTGACCTAGACCCTCAGGGTAACGGTAGTGTTAGTTTAGGGCTTGATTCAGCGCAGCATAATGGAAGCAATATCTATCATGCAATGATTGGTAAAACAGATATTCGTGAATGTATCTACGAAACTGAATTACCTAATCTTCATATTTGTCCATCTGATAATAACTTATCAGGAGCAGAGATTGAGTTAGTAAGTGAATTCGCTAGAGAATCAAAGTTAAAGACAGCTTTTATGCCAGTGATGGATTCTTACGACTATATCCTAATTGACTGTCCTCCTTCACTTGGTCTTTTAACTGTGAACGCGCTTAATGCTGCTCATAGCTTTATTGTACCAATGCAAACTGAATATCTTGCAATGGAAGGTCTGGCACAACTTGTAAATACAGTAAAACTTATTAAAGCAAATTTAAATCCTACATTAGAAATGGACGGAATCGTCCTTACTATGTTTGATGGAAGAGCATCTCTTCACAAACAAGTTTCTGAAGAGATTAGAAGGCACTTCGGCGAAAAAGTATTTCAATCGGTAATACCTAGAAATGTAAAACTCGCCGAGTGTCCATCTTTTGGTAAACCAATTATCCTTTACGATATTGAATCAAAAGGTTCTGAAGCTTACTTATCACTAGCTAAAGAACTTATTATTAAAGATCGTGCACAATCAGTAGAAATTCAAAATGAATTACCACAAGTTCCATCGTCAAATGAAATAGATGGTTCACTAGCTGGTAATATTCAATAG
- a CDS encoding ParB/RepB/Spo0J family partition protein produces MAKKMALGKGMGSLLGGTQGASKASKAQAAFSDLQKVAADNPAPTKPVLNTTPAAQVETNPSMLDITVIHANPNQPRKIFKEEELHELSNSIKENGVIQPLIVVKADNGYELVAGERRLRASKLAGLTQVPVVIKRATDREKMVMSIIENVQRSDLNCVEEALAYFALMEDFNLTQEEVAKKVGKERSTVANFLRILKLPRDVVELIQKDQLSFGHAKILAGIKEREDCIRIANKAAIDNLSVRETEKLIKSAKRPTKVGKEEESFDFFNGKMSQYREKLEQKTGYHFGIKTNKNGGGEVLLKFSNEAEFNDIFEYLLLNR; encoded by the coding sequence ATGGCTAAGAAAATGGCGTTAGGAAAAGGTATGGGATCATTACTTGGTGGCACTCAAGGTGCTTCCAAAGCATCAAAGGCTCAAGCAGCTTTTTCTGATCTTCAAAAGGTAGCAGCTGATAATCCAGCTCCTACAAAACCAGTGCTAAATACAACTCCAGCTGCACAAGTAGAAACTAATCCTTCAATGCTTGATATTACAGTAATTCATGCAAACCCAAACCAACCGAGAAAGATCTTTAAAGAAGAAGAGCTTCATGAGCTTTCAAACTCAATTAAAGAAAACGGCGTTATTCAACCACTTATTGTTGTTAAGGCCGATAATGGATATGAACTTGTTGCTGGTGAAAGAAGACTTCGCGCTTCAAAACTTGCTGGTCTTACACAAGTTCCTGTTGTGATCAAAAGAGCAACTGACCGTGAAAAAATGGTTATGTCGATCATTGAAAACGTTCAAAGATCTGATCTTAATTGTGTTGAAGAGGCACTAGCTTACTTTGCATTGATGGAAGATTTTAATTTAACTCAAGAAGAAGTTGCAAAGAAAGTTGGAAAGGAAAGATCTACAGTTGCAAACTTCTTACGTATCCTTAAATTACCTCGTGATGTTGTTGAACTAATTCAGAAGGATCAACTTTCATTTGGTCATGCTAAAATTTTAGCTGGTATTAAGGAAAGAGAAGATTGTATTCGTATTGCAAATAAAGCAGCGATTGATAATCTATCAGTACGTGAAACTGAAAAATTAATTAAGTCTGCGAAGAGACCAACAAAAGTTGGCAAAGAAGAAGAAAGCTTCGACTTTTTTAATGGAAAAATGTCACAGTACCGTGAAAAATTAGAACAAAAAACTGGTTATCATTTCGGTATTAAAACAAATAAAAACGGTGGAGGAGAAGTTTTACTTAAGTTCTCTAATGAAGCTGAATTCAATGATATTTTTGAATACTTACTTTTAAATAGATAA
- a CDS encoding polymer-forming cytoskeletal protein, which yields MTQGTMAAIIEDGCKLEGNITLNGVGRIAGIVNGTIFSNDTVIISEAAVINADIIADVIMISGIVKGDIKATSRVEIIKPARFEGTITTPSLIVEDGVIFHGTTKMHDDK from the coding sequence ATGACACAAGGAACAATGGCAGCAATTATCGAAGACGGGTGTAAACTCGAGGGTAATATTACACTGAACGGTGTAGGGCGTATTGCGGGAATTGTGAACGGAACTATCTTTTCAAATGATACGGTAATTATTTCCGAGGCCGCTGTAATTAATGCAGACATTATTGCTGATGTAATTATGATCAGTGGAATTGTAAAAGGTGACATCAAGGCGACTTCTCGCGTTGAAATTATCAAGCCAGCTCGCTTTGAAGGGACTATCACTACACCTTCGCTTATTGTGGAAGACGGCGTTATTTTCCATGGTACAACGAAGATGCACGACGATAAATAA
- a CDS encoding ATP synthase B/B' CF(0) has translation MDTINTVLNSLGINSTFFIQLAIVTVLYFVTRNLIWSKLQEVLENREAKTTKMESGADEKTRLATELENEYKSKIEGAQSEAFNLIQNKKEEVTKREAVKVKELANKLEAEANSEKAKYSQELEEKKVAIMKDADELSALLVDKIVQ, from the coding sequence ATGGATACTATCAATACAGTATTAAACTCTCTAGGTATCAACTCTACTTTTTTCATTCAATTGGCCATCGTTACAGTTCTTTACTTTGTAACTAGAAACCTAATTTGGTCTAAGCTTCAAGAAGTTCTTGAGAATCGTGAAGCAAAAACTACTAAAATGGAATCGGGTGCTGACGAAAAGACTCGTCTTGCGACTGAGCTAGAAAATGAATATAAGTCAAAAATTGAAGGTGCTCAATCTGAAGCTTTCAACTTAATTCAAAATAAGAAAGAAGAAGTTACTAAGCGTGAAGCAGTTAAAGTAAAAGAACTTGCTAATAAGCTTGAAGCAGAAGCTAACTCAGAAAAGGCAAAGTACTCTCAAGAATTAGAAGAGAAGAAAGTTGCTATCATGAAAGATGCTGATGAACTTTCAGCACTTCTAGTTGATAAAATTGTACAGTAG
- a CDS encoding ATP synthase F0 subunit B — protein sequence MKLLLALVFSNIVFAAGGEYHGGHLSDLLVPAINFTIVFGFMAWKIIPFMKNSFVEKADSIKDLVEFAAEKDAKAEKELSASKAKLDNIEGEKEQIITNAKKDGDKFEETYVQEIKASMEKMEVDSSHKLESEKKMMLKRLNESLLDEVISKTKNKIHSDSSLSNKATSNLISRL from the coding sequence ATGAAATTATTATTAGCTCTAGTTTTTAGTAATATCGTATTTGCAGCTGGTGGTGAGTACCACGGTGGTCATTTATCAGACCTACTAGTTCCTGCAATTAACTTCACAATTGTTTTTGGATTCATGGCATGGAAAATTATCCCTTTCATGAAAAATTCATTTGTAGAAAAAGCAGATTCTATTAAGGATCTTGTTGAGTTTGCAGCTGAGAAAGATGCAAAAGCAGAAAAAGAATTATCAGCTTCAAAAGCTAAGCTTGATAATATCGAAGGTGAGAAAGAACAAATTATCACTAACGCTAAAAAAGATGGTGATAAATTTGAAGAAACTTACGTTCAAGAAATCAAAGCATCAATGGAAAAGATGGAAGTAGATTCTTCTCACAAATTAGAATCTGAAAAGAAGATGATGCTTAAACGACTTAATGAATCACTATTAGATGAAGTAATCTCTAAAACAAAGAATAAAATTCATTCTGATAGTTCATTATCAAATAAAGCAACAAGCAATTTAATTTCAAGACTATAG
- a CDS encoding F0F1 ATP synthase subunit delta has product MKEKNVAKAYAKAIFSLGKESNINTAQELTALTEVINASNDLENVMFLDVFTIEEKTSVLNDVLTKLGLSQVVKSFINFLLQEKRIGILPLIFKEVIVMDDHEKGFMRGTIEGNADSIDTESLNKIKSFIKSQLGSEPELTYTKNEKITAGVRVTVEDYQIDASVDKQLNTLKESIING; this is encoded by the coding sequence ATGAAAGAAAAGAATGTAGCCAAAGCGTATGCAAAAGCGATTTTCAGCCTAGGTAAAGAGTCTAATATTAATACAGCACAAGAGCTTACTGCTCTTACAGAAGTAATCAATGCAAGTAATGATTTAGAAAACGTAATGTTTCTAGATGTATTTACGATTGAAGAAAAAACTTCTGTTCTTAATGACGTATTAACAAAGTTAGGGCTTTCTCAAGTTGTAAAATCATTTATTAATTTCCTACTTCAAGAAAAGAGAATTGGTATTCTGCCTTTAATCTTTAAAGAAGTAATCGTTATGGATGATCATGAAAAAGGTTTCATGAGAGGAACAATTGAAGGTAATGCAGATTCAATTGATACTGAGTCACTTAATAAGATCAAATCATTTATTAAGTCACAACTTGGATCAGAACCTGAGTTAACTTATACAAAAAACGAAAAAATTACAGCAGGTGTTCGTGTGACAGTTGAAGACTATCAAATCGATGCATCTGTAGATAAACAACTTAATACTTTAAAAGAATCAATTATAAATGGCTAA
- the atpA gene encoding F0F1 ATP synthase subunit alpha, whose product MMSMNPEEITSIIKDRIANFETKLQVDEVGTVLTVGDGVARVFGLKNVMAGELVEFATGTKGMVLNLETNNVGVAILGDDPKITEGSTVKRTQKIVEVPVGDALLGRVVDAIGNPIDGQGEIVSEHTRRVEIKAPGILGRKSVHEPLQTGIKAIDAMIPIGRGQRELIIGDRKTGKTAVAIDTIINQKGKDVVCIYVAVGQKNSTVRQVQQKLKEAGALDYTIIVSATASNSAPLQYLAPYTGCTMGEYYRDSGKHALIVYDDLTKQAQAYRQLSLLLRRPPGREAFPGDVFYCHSRLLERAAKLSDDLGAGSLTALPVIETQEGDVSAYIPTNVISITDGQIFLEGDLFNSGIRPAVNVGISVSRVGGSAQIKAMKKVAGTLRLDLAQYRELQAFAAFGSDLDEATQKQLSKGERLVELLKQAQYSPFDVIDQSVSVYAGTKGMFDSVPVDKVRVAEKDLLDHLNTSHSDLMNSLRTEKQISGENDGKLATAIKEFIASKNY is encoded by the coding sequence ATGATGTCAATGAATCCAGAAGAAATTACGAGCATTATCAAAGACAGAATTGCTAACTTCGAAACTAAACTTCAAGTAGACGAAGTAGGTACAGTTCTTACTGTTGGTGATGGTGTTGCTAGAGTTTTCGGTCTTAAAAACGTAATGGCCGGAGAGCTTGTAGAATTTGCTACAGGTACAAAAGGTATGGTTCTAAACCTAGAAACTAACAACGTTGGTGTTGCTATTCTTGGTGATGATCCAAAAATCACAGAAGGTTCAACAGTAAAAAGAACTCAAAAGATCGTTGAAGTACCAGTAGGTGACGCTCTTTTAGGTCGTGTTGTTGATGCTATTGGTAATCCAATTGATGGACAAGGTGAAATCGTTTCTGAACACACTAGACGTGTTGAAATTAAAGCTCCAGGTATTCTAGGTAGAAAATCTGTACATGAGCCACTTCAAACAGGTATTAAAGCGATCGACGCTATGATTCCAATCGGACGTGGTCAGCGTGAGCTTATCATTGGTGACAGAAAGACAGGTAAAACTGCTGTTGCAATCGATACAATTATCAACCAAAAAGGTAAAGATGTTGTTTGTATCTACGTAGCTGTTGGTCAGAAGAATTCAACAGTACGTCAAGTACAACAAAAACTAAAAGAAGCTGGAGCTCTTGATTATACAATTATCGTATCTGCAACTGCTTCTAACTCTGCACCACTTCAGTACTTAGCACCATATACTGGTTGTACAATGGGTGAGTACTACAGAGATAGCGGTAAGCACGCACTAATCGTTTATGATGATTTAACAAAACAAGCTCAAGCTTATCGTCAACTTTCACTACTTCTTAGACGTCCACCAGGACGTGAAGCATTCCCAGGGGACGTTTTCTACTGTCACTCAAGACTACTTGAGCGTGCAGCGAAACTATCTGATGACCTAGGAGCTGGTTCACTAACTGCACTTCCAGTTATTGAAACTCAAGAAGGTGACGTTTCTGCATATATTCCAACAAACGTAATTTCTATTACAGACGGTCAGATCTTCCTTGAAGGTGACCTTTTCAACTCTGGTATTCGTCCAGCTGTTAACGTTGGTATCTCAGTATCACGAGTTGGTGGTTCTGCTCAGATTAAAGCAATGAAAAAAGTTGCTGGTACATTAAGACTTGATCTTGCTCAGTACCGTGAACTTCAAGCTTTCGCGGCTTTCGGTTCAGATCTAGATGAAGCTACTCAAAAACAACTTTCAAAAGGTGAGAGACTTGTTGAGCTACTTAAGCAAGCACAATATTCTCCATTTGACGTAATCGATCAATCTGTATCTGTATATGCAGGTACAAAAGGTATGTTTGATTCAGTACCTGTAGATAAAGTTAGAGTTGCTGAAAAAGATCTTCTAGATCACCTAAATACTTCTCACTCAGATCTTATGAATTCACTAAGAACAGAGAAGCAAATTTCTGGTGAGAACGATGGTAAATTAGCAACTGCAATTAAAGAATTTATTGCAAGTAAGAACTACTAA
- the atpG gene encoding ATP synthase F1 subunit gamma, which translates to MANIKDLKKKIKSTKGTLKITEAMKLVSAAKLNKAQNAILNARPYANELEDSIKTISALVEDYNHSFLNNNESKKEVLLVISSNKGLCGGYNSGLAKAVKAYLASHEDTNNLEVHFIGTKVKELVVKLVNEGETYGFERTEPQFHEVQNIASKLSELFATGEVGKVSIAYNIFHSAIQVEPTVKQVLPMTLDSSERDELKEKYPFDFRYNPGAENILDGLIPEAYTSAMWTAVLDATAAEHGSRMSAMDSAVGNCKDAIRTLTIKMNKLRQAAITTELIEVVSGAESLNG; encoded by the coding sequence ATGGCAAATATTAAGGATCTTAAAAAGAAAATCAAAAGTACTAAGGGTACTTTAAAGATTACGGAAGCTATGAAACTTGTTTCAGCTGCAAAGCTAAACAAGGCTCAGAATGCTATTCTGAATGCGCGTCCTTATGCAAATGAATTAGAAGATTCAATTAAGACAATTTCTGCTTTAGTTGAAGATTACAATCACTCTTTTTTAAATAATAACGAATCTAAAAAAGAAGTACTTCTTGTAATTTCTTCAAATAAAGGTCTTTGTGGTGGTTATAACTCAGGACTTGCAAAAGCTGTTAAAGCATATCTTGCAAGCCATGAAGATACTAACAACCTAGAAGTTCACTTTATCGGTACTAAAGTAAAAGAACTTGTTGTGAAACTTGTTAATGAAGGTGAAACTTATGGTTTTGAAAGAACAGAACCACAATTTCACGAAGTTCAAAATATTGCGTCTAAGCTTTCTGAGCTTTTCGCAACTGGTGAAGTAGGAAAGGTAAGTATTGCTTATAATATTTTCCATTCTGCTATCCAGGTTGAACCAACTGTTAAACAAGTACTTCCAATGACTCTTGATTCATCTGAAAGAGATGAGCTAAAGGAAAAGTATCCGTTTGATTTCAGATACAACCCTGGTGCTGAAAATATTTTAGATGGCCTTATCCCAGAAGCATACACAAGTGCAATGTGGACTGCAGTATTAGATGCTACAGCAGCAGAGCATGGATCACGTATGTCAGCAATGGATAGTGCCGTTGGAAACTGTAAAGATGCAATTAGAACACTAACTATTAAAATGAATAAATTGAGACAAGCGGCGATTACGACTGAACTTATTGAAGTTGTATCTGGTGCTGAGTCCCTCAATGGTTAA
- the atpD gene encoding F0F1 ATP synthase subunit beta, with the protein MSQAKGVIRQVMGPVVDVEFADGNLPEIYNALLVTNSTINDKENNLVLEVATHLGDNVVRTIAMDQTEGLSRGLVVTDSGAPIQAPVGRECLGRIINVVGEAIDEAGELGNKKSYSIHREAPSFENQSTKLEPFFTGIKVIDLLAPYLKGGKIGLFGGAGVGKTVLIMELINNIATQHGGFSVFAGVGERTREGNDLYEEMKESGVIDKTALVYGQMNEPPGARARVALTGLSLAEYFRDEEKQDVLFFVDNIFRFTQAGSEVSALLGRIPSAVGYQPTLGTEMGAMQERITSTKDGSITSIQAVYVPADDYTDPAPATTFAHLDATTELSRSIAEKGIYPAVDPLTSSSTILSPAILGDDHYDTAREVQQILQRYKELQDIIAILGMDELSEEDKVLVGRARKIEKFLSQPFFVAEQFTGIPGQFVDINDTIKAFKAILAGECDEVPEQAFYLVGNLNMVYEKWEQLKKDA; encoded by the coding sequence ATGTCACAAGCAAAAGGTGTTATTCGTCAAGTTATGGGTCCTGTTGTAGACGTTGAATTTGCTGATGGAAATTTACCGGAAATCTATAACGCCCTTTTAGTTACAAACTCAACAATCAACGACAAAGAAAATAACCTTGTTCTTGAAGTTGCAACTCACCTAGGTGATAACGTTGTTAGAACGATCGCTATGGACCAAACTGAAGGTCTTTCAAGAGGATTAGTTGTTACTGACTCTGGTGCTCCAATTCAAGCGCCTGTAGGACGTGAGTGTCTTGGTCGTATCATCAACGTAGTTGGTGAGGCTATTGATGAAGCTGGTGAATTAGGTAATAAGAAATCTTACTCAATCCACAGAGAAGCTCCATCATTTGAAAATCAATCAACAAAACTTGAGCCATTTTTTACTGGTATTAAAGTTATTGACCTTCTAGCTCCATACCTAAAAGGTGGAAAGATTGGTCTATTTGGTGGTGCTGGTGTTGGTAAAACAGTTCTTATTATGGAACTTATCAACAACATTGCTACTCAACACGGTGGTTTCTCAGTATTCGCTGGTGTTGGTGAAAGAACTCGTGAAGGAAACGACCTTTACGAAGAAATGAAAGAATCAGGAGTTATCGATAAGACAGCTCTAGTATATGGACAGATGAATGAGCCACCAGGTGCCCGTGCACGTGTTGCTCTTACTGGTCTTTCTCTAGCGGAATACTTCCGTGATGAAGAAAAACAAGACGTACTATTCTTCGTTGATAATATCTTCCGTTTTACACAAGCTGGTTCAGAGGTATCTGCACTACTTGGACGTATTCCATCTGCCGTAGGTTACCAACCAACTCTTGGTACTGAGATGGGTGCTATGCAGGAGCGTATTACTTCAACTAAAGATGGTTCGATTACTTCTATTCAAGCTGTATACGTACCTGCCGATGACTACACGGATCCGGCTCCAGCAACTACATTCGCTCACCTTGATGCGACTACTGAACTTTCACGTTCAATTGCTGAAAAAGGTATCTACCCAGCGGTAGACCCACTAACATCATCTTCAACTATTCTATCTCCAGCTATTCTTGGTGATGATCACTATGATACTGCTCGTGAAGTTCAACAGATTCTTCAAAGATATAAGGAACTTCAAGATATCATTGCAATTCTTGGTATGGATGAACTTTCTGAAGAAGATAAAGTACTTGTTGGTCGTGCAAGAAAGATTGAGAAATTCCTTTCTCAACCATTCTTCGTTGCTGAGCAGTTTACAGGTATCCCAGGTCAATTCGTTGATATCAACGATACGATCAAAGCATTCAAAGCTATCTTAGCTGGTGAATGTGATGAAGTTCCTGAGCAAGCTTTCTACCTTGTTGGTAACCTAAACATGGTATATGAAAAGTGGGAACAACTTAAGAAGGATGCATAA
- the atpC gene encoding ATP synthase F1 subunit epsilon gives MMSNFVVNILTPSSVVAKNVPADSVFIPTLKGEIEVLDGHTHIVEKLATGSVAVHGDDSERFFTVTDGIVKVLNDQITILSLTSEENCQIDEERATNALIYAREKLKGTLTDEELVKYRRKLERAELRLQLVKQISK, from the coding sequence ATGATGAGTAACTTTGTTGTAAATATTCTAACGCCTAGCTCAGTTGTTGCGAAGAACGTACCAGCAGACTCAGTTTTCATTCCAACTTTAAAGGGTGAGATTGAAGTTCTTGATGGTCACACTCATATTGTTGAGAAGCTAGCTACTGGTAGCGTTGCTGTACATGGTGATGATTCTGAAAGATTCTTCACTGTTACTGACGGTATCGTAAAGGTTTTAAATGACCAAATTACTATCCTATCTCTGACTTCAGAAGAAAATTGTCAGATTGATGAGGAAAGAGCTACAAATGCACTAATTTACGCTCGTGAAAAGCTGAAAGGAACACTGACTGATGAAGAATTAGTTAAGTATCGTCGCAAGCTTGAAAGAGCGGAACTTAGATTACAACTAGTTAAGCAAATTTCTAAATAA